Proteins from a single region of Ruficoccus amylovorans:
- a CDS encoding transposase produces the protein MKRKRYTEEQIVALLREADEGRSVDDVCREHNVSKASFHRWKSKYGQMELRDVKRLKELERENAELKKLVADQLLNIKVLEQVNAKKW, from the coding sequence ATGAAACGAAAGAGATACACCGAAGAGCAAATCGTGGCGCTCCTGCGCGAGGCAGACGAAGGCCGCAGCGTGGACGATGTTTGCCGCGAGCACAATGTGAGCAAAGCGAGCTTCCATCGTTGGAAGAGCAAGTACGGACAGATGGAGCTGCGCGATGTGAAGCGTCTGAAGGAGCTTGAGCGCGAGAACGCCGAGCTGAAGAAACTGGTGGCCGACCAGCTTTTGAACATCAAAGTACTGGAGCAGGTAAACGCAAAAAAATGGTAA
- a CDS encoding IS3 family transposase, whose product MVSPGHKREAVREVAESGTCSLRAACRYLRLHWSSFCYRAKTATDKMVRLVRAIIAVSRTNPRYGYRRVRALLANEGWQVSRKLVQKVRRAEGLGVKPPRPRQRRQGKSTGKIPTAATHPRHVWSWDFVADRTDNGAPLRVLSLIDEFTRQCISLTVARGLKSADIVAALDKAIAKHGAPEHIRSDNGPEFIATATKDYLESKRIKTLYIEPGSPWQNPHVESFHNRLQDECLKQEWFLSLTEARVVIENWRRKYNSQHPHSRLGFISPDAFAKLWHQTKAVLGSVRPTGSLHQALPQTITQPT is encoded by the coding sequence ATGGTAAGCCCGGGGCACAAGCGCGAAGCGGTGCGCGAGGTGGCCGAGTCGGGAACGTGCTCGTTACGGGCCGCCTGTCGGTATCTTCGTCTGCACTGGTCGAGCTTCTGCTACCGGGCTAAAACCGCCACCGACAAGATGGTTCGCCTCGTGCGTGCGATCATCGCGGTGAGCCGGACCAACCCGCGCTACGGTTATCGTCGCGTACGAGCGCTGCTGGCCAACGAAGGCTGGCAGGTCAGCCGCAAGCTGGTACAAAAGGTACGCCGGGCTGAAGGGCTGGGCGTGAAGCCGCCGCGCCCCCGGCAACGGCGTCAGGGCAAGTCCACCGGCAAGATCCCGACCGCGGCGACGCATCCGCGGCACGTGTGGAGTTGGGACTTCGTGGCGGATCGCACCGACAATGGAGCGCCTCTGCGGGTGCTCAGTCTGATCGACGAGTTTACCCGCCAGTGCATCAGCCTGACGGTGGCTCGCGGGCTGAAGTCAGCCGACATCGTCGCGGCCTTGGACAAAGCCATCGCCAAGCACGGTGCTCCCGAGCACATCCGTTCCGACAACGGGCCGGAGTTTATCGCTACGGCGACCAAGGACTACCTGGAATCCAAACGCATCAAAACCCTCTACATCGAGCCGGGCTCGCCCTGGCAAAACCCTCACGTGGAGAGCTTCCACAACCGCCTGCAGGACGAGTGCCTCAAGCAGGAGTGGTTCCTCTCCCTGACCGAAGCGCGCGTCGTCATCGAAAACTGGCGACGCAAATACAACAGCCAGCATCCGCACAGCCGTTTGGGCTTTATATCCCCCGACGCCTTTGCCAAACTCTGGCATCAAACCAAGGCAGTGCTTGGCTCCGTTCGCCCTACGGGCTCACTGCACCAAGCACTCCCGCAAACCATAACCCAACCAACATAA